The following coding sequences are from one Microtus pennsylvanicus isolate mMicPen1 chromosome 1, mMicPen1.hap1, whole genome shotgun sequence window:
- the Slc29a4 gene encoding equilibrative nucleoside transporter 4 has translation MGSIGSQRLKESCVAATSGQSVVTSFSFDNFQLETTAEGAQDPSVRVRGVPTFTDPAVEEPVPDDRYHAIYFAMLLAGVGFLLPYNSFITDVDYLHHKYPGTSIVFDMSLTYILVALAAVLLNNVVVERLNLHTRITTGYLLALGPLLFISICDVWLQLFSHDQAYAINLAAVGTVAFGCTVQQSSFYGYTGLLPKRYTQGVMTGESTAGVMISLSRILTKLLLPDERASTIIFFLVSAGLELLCFLLHLLVRRSRFVLYYTTRPRDSRPIRAGYRVHHDVASGDIHFEHQTPSLSSSRSPKDSPAHEVTHSSSGAYMRFDVPHPRVKRSWPTFRALLLHRYVVARVIWADMLSIAVTYFITLCLFPGLESEIRHCVLGEWLPILVMAVFNLSDFVGKILAALPVDWRGTHLLACSCLRVVFIPLFILCVYPSGMPTLRHPAWPCVFSLLMGISNGYFGSVPMILAAGKVSPKQRELAGNTMTVSYMSGLTLGSAVAYCTYSLTRDAHSSCFQTATANDSIPVGP, from the exons ATGGGCTCCATCGGAAGCCAGCGCCTCAAGGAGTCCTGTGTGGCAGCCACATCTGGCCAGAGTGTGGTGACAAGCTTCAGCTTTGACAACTTCCAGCTAGAGACAACAGCAGAGGGGGCTCAGGATCCAAGTGTCAGAGTCCGGGGTGTCCCCACTTTCACAGACCCCG CTGTAGAGGAACCTGTGCCAGATGACCGCTACCATGCCATCTACTTTGCCATGCTGCTGGCTGGCGTGggcttcctgctgccatacaACAGCTTTATCACCGACGTGGACTATCTCCACCACAAGTACCCAG GGACCTCCATTGTGTTCGACATGAGCCTCACCTATATCTTGGTGGCGCTGGCGGCTGTGCTTCTGAACAACGTTGTGGTGGAGAGGCTGAACCTGCACACTAGGATCACCACAG GCTACCTCCTTGCCTTGGGTCCCTTGCTCTTCATCAGCATATGCGATGTGTGGCTGCAGCTCTTCTCTCACGACCAGGCTTATGCCATCAACCTGGCCGCCGTGGGCACCGTAGCCTTTGGATGCACAG TGCAGCAATCTAGCTTCTATGGCTACACGGGACTACTGCCCAAGAGGTACACACAAGGGGTGATGACTGGAGAGA GTACTGCAGGGGTGATGATCTCTCTGAGCCGGATCCTCACGAAACTGCTGCTTCCGGATGAGCGAGCCAGCACCATCATCTtcttcctggtctccgcggggctggagctgctctgcttcctgctgcacCTGCTGGTGCGGCGCAGCCGCTTCGTGCTCTACTACACCACACGGCCTCGGGACAGCCGCCCCATCCGGGCAGGCTACCGGGTGCACCATGATGTCGCCTCAGGAGACATCCACTTT GAGCACCAAACCCCATCCCTGTCCAGCAGCAGGTCCCCGAAGGACAGCCCAGCCCATGAGGTGACCCATAGCAGCAGTGGGGCCTACATGCGTTTTGATGTGCCTCATCCGCGAGTCAAACGGAGCTGGCCCACCTTCAGGG CCCTGCTGTTGCACCGATATGTTGTGGCGCGGGTCATCTGGGCCGACATGCTGTCCATTGCGGTCACCTACTTCATTACACTGTGCTTGTTCCCTGGCCTGGAGTCCGAGATCCGCCACTGCGTGCTGGGCGAGTGGCTGCCCATCCTCGTCATGGCCGTGTTCAACTTGTCGGACTTCGTGGGCAAG ATCCTGGCAGCCTTACCCGTGGACTGGCGGGGCACCCATCTGCTTGCCTGTTCTTGCCTCCGCGTGGTCTTCATCCCTCTGTTCATCCTGTGTGTCTACCCCAGTGGCATGCCCACCCTCCGCCACCCTGCCTGGCCCTGCGTCTTCTCGCTGCTCATGGGCATCAGCAATGGCTACTTTGGCAGTGTGCCCATGATCCTGGCAGCCGGGAAAGTGAGCCCCAAGCAGCGGGAGCTGGCAG gaaacaccatgaccgtgTCCTATATGTCGGGGCTGACCCTGGGCTCTGCTGTGGCCTACTGCACCTACAGCCTCACCCGTGATGCCCACAGCAGCTGCTTCCAAACAGCCACCGCCAACGACTCCATCCCTGTCGGCCCCTGA